The Sphingorhabdus sp. Alg231-15 genome has a segment encoding these proteins:
- a CDS encoding NAD(P)H-dependent glycerol-3-phosphate dehydrogenase, with protein MSEKQRKIGVVGAGAWGTALAHVLSEGHEELLLWARETEVIEQINSNHENRAFLPGYPLRHNIRAIADMDALETCEGILIVTPAQHLRATINNLPKNDAALILCSKGIEEATQQLMSEIVTELRPDSPLAVLSGPTFAHEVVQGLPTALTLACDSEELWHKLNPLISKPSFRPYYSDDIAGAEIGGAVKNVLAIGCGVVEGAGLGQNARASIISRGFAEMLRYGAARGARRETLSGLCGLGDLVLTCSSTSSRNFSLGKGLGEGQSADKLLSNRATVAEGASTAAVLQRDAKARGIDMPIVDAVCALLAGQTDSRSVVAQLMGRPLVAEQR; from the coding sequence GAATTGCTGCTTTGGGCGCGCGAGACCGAGGTTATCGAGCAAATTAACAGCAATCACGAGAACCGGGCCTTTCTGCCCGGCTACCCGCTGCGGCACAATATCCGTGCGATTGCGGATATGGACGCGTTGGAGACATGCGAAGGCATTTTGATCGTCACGCCAGCACAGCATCTGCGCGCAACGATTAACAACCTCCCCAAGAACGATGCTGCACTGATCCTCTGCAGCAAGGGCATTGAGGAAGCTACGCAGCAGCTGATGAGCGAAATTGTGACAGAGCTGCGACCGGATAGCCCGCTGGCGGTACTCTCTGGCCCCACATTTGCGCATGAAGTCGTGCAAGGGCTCCCGACGGCGCTGACGCTGGCCTGCGACAGTGAGGAGCTTTGGCACAAGCTCAATCCGCTCATTTCGAAACCATCGTTCAGACCCTATTATTCTGACGACATTGCCGGAGCCGAAATTGGTGGTGCAGTGAAAAATGTCCTCGCCATTGGCTGCGGTGTGGTTGAAGGCGCTGGCCTTGGACAAAATGCGCGTGCGTCGATAATCAGCCGCGGCTTTGCCGAAATGCTGCGCTATGGCGCTGCGCGGGGAGCACGCAGGGAAACATTGTCAGGTCTTTGCGGTTTGGGTGACCTGGTGCTGACATGTTCTTCCACCAGCTCGCGTAACTTTTCTTTGGGCAAGGGACTAGGTGAAGGCCAATCGGCGGACAAACTGTTGTCCAATCGCGCCACGGTTGCGGAGGGGGCATCGACCGCAGCCGTGCTCCAGCGTGACGCCAAAGCGCGCGGTATCGACATGCCGATTGTGGATGCAGTCTGCGCGCTACTGGCCGGGCAGACAGACTCTCGATCCGTCGTCGCACAGCTAATGGGGCGGCCTTTGGTCGCAGAGCAACGCTAG